The proteins below come from a single Gimesia alba genomic window:
- the ilvB gene encoding biosynthetic-type acetolactate synthase large subunit has protein sequence MATANEKETQTTTINGAEILVQALVRQGVKTIFAYPGGCSMPLHQALIKYKDDIRTLLPRHEQGGGFAAQGIARTTGEVGVCMATSGPGATNLVTALADAKLDSIPMVAITGQVPQAVIGSDAFQETPMVEISRAITKHHYMVTDVKDVARIVKEAFFIANTGRPGPVLIDFPKDCQLATLDEEPDYDPETYLPGYRPELRKAAPEQIRQILAAIKRSKKPILYVGGGAIISDASEELVKFAHRTNIPVTTTVMGLGVFPGDDPLCLDMLGMHGTVYANYAVNEADLLLAFGVRFDDRVTGKLEEFAKHGKIVHVDIDPSELQKNKEAHIPINADLKYVLEALNETITDNDLPQVDSWLAQVKEWKEKYPLKYPELGDVLSQQYAIHELWNQTKDKDPYITVGVGQHQMWAAQFYKFNKPRHWLSSSGLGTMGFGLPAAMGVQAQFPDSLVVDIDGDGSMLMNVQEMATLHTEKLPVKILLLNNQHLGMVVQWEDRFMDGRRAHTYLGPVHHPEAEGKGDGSHGEETYPDFVSIAKGFGLQAKQVRSKAEFPKALAEMLAADGPYLLDVICTYQEHVLPMIPSGGTVNDIITE, from the coding sequence GTGGCCACTGCCAACGAAAAAGAGACGCAAACTACGACAATCAATGGCGCTGAGATTCTGGTTCAGGCATTGGTGCGGCAGGGCGTGAAGACGATCTTTGCTTATCCCGGCGGCTGTAGTATGCCCCTGCATCAGGCATTGATTAAATATAAAGACGACATTCGGACTCTGCTGCCTCGTCACGAACAGGGTGGCGGTTTCGCTGCCCAGGGAATCGCCCGCACTACTGGTGAAGTCGGCGTCTGTATGGCGACCAGTGGCCCTGGTGCGACCAACCTGGTGACCGCGCTGGCCGATGCGAAGCTGGACAGCATACCGATGGTGGCAATTACCGGACAGGTGCCACAGGCGGTGATTGGTAGTGATGCGTTTCAGGAAACGCCAATGGTCGAAATTTCCCGTGCGATCACCAAGCATCATTACATGGTCACCGACGTGAAAGATGTCGCCCGGATTGTGAAGGAAGCCTTTTTCATTGCGAACACCGGCCGTCCCGGCCCGGTTCTGATCGACTTCCCGAAAGACTGCCAATTGGCCACGCTCGATGAAGAGCCTGACTACGATCCCGAGACCTATCTGCCCGGTTATCGTCCCGAACTGCGTAAAGCGGCTCCTGAGCAGATTCGTCAGATTCTGGCAGCCATCAAACGCTCCAAGAAGCCGATCCTGTATGTGGGTGGTGGTGCAATTATTTCTGACGCTTCTGAAGAGCTGGTTAAGTTTGCCCATCGCACAAATATCCCTGTAACCACGACTGTAATGGGACTGGGAGTTTTCCCCGGCGACGATCCGTTGTGCCTCGATATGCTGGGCATGCATGGTACGGTTTACGCGAACTATGCTGTCAATGAAGCCGACCTGCTGCTGGCCTTTGGTGTGCGGTTTGATGACCGTGTGACCGGAAAACTGGAAGAGTTCGCCAAACACGGCAAGATCGTGCACGTTGATATCGATCCTTCCGAACTGCAGAAAAACAAAGAAGCCCACATTCCGATCAACGCCGACCTGAAATACGTTTTGGAAGCGTTGAACGAAACCATTACCGATAACGACCTGCCTCAGGTTGACAGCTGGCTGGCTCAGGTCAAAGAGTGGAAAGAAAAGTACCCGCTGAAATATCCGGAACTGGGAGACGTGCTCTCGCAGCAGTATGCGATTCACGAACTCTGGAATCAAACCAAAGACAAAGACCCATACATCACCGTTGGCGTTGGTCAGCATCAGATGTGGGCGGCACAGTTCTATAAGTTCAACAAACCGCGCCACTGGCTCAGCAGTTCCGGACTGGGAACGATGGGCTTCGGCCTACCTGCCGCGATGGGAGTTCAGGCACAGTTCCCGGATTCACTGGTGGTCGATATTGACGGCGACGGCTCGATGCTGATGAACGTGCAGGAAATGGCGACGCTTCACACGGAAAAACTGCCGGTCAAAATTCTGCTGCTGAATAATCAGCATCTGGGAATGGTGGTTCAATGGGAAGACCGCTTTATGGATGGGCGTCGCGCTCATACCTATCTCGGCCCCGTACATCACCCCGAAGCAGAAGGCAAAGGCGATGGTTCACATGGCGAAGAAACCTATCCGGACTTCGTTTCGATCGCTAAAGGCTTTGGTCTGCAGGCTAAGCAGGTTCGTTCAAAAGCAGAATTCCCGAAAGCACTGGCAGAAATGCTGGCGGCGGACGGCCCTTATCTGCTCGACGTTATCTGCACCTACCAGGAACATGTGCTGCCGATGATTCCCAGCGGCGGTACCGTGAACGACATCATTACAGAGTGA
- a CDS encoding DUF1559 domain-containing protein, which translates to MFSRHTLRKRGFTLIELLVVIAIIAILIALLLPAVQQAREAARRSTCKNHMKQIGLAMHNYHDTFSRFPIGEQSPYYRANWRAPILPYLDQAPAYNQMNFDVSTTTGGFASQNSGGSYGYGTGAGSNEVLKTLRVPVYNCPSSPHSITSNDNGMNNYDQGQTMDYVGIAGATPAPGAQTGVCSATGAGYGNGTYCNNGLLAPNDCFRMRDVKDGTSNTIIVGEQSGQVNGKDSRSNYYGGWSGIGTGSKVPSLGSGSNWGSGTTTVMYSINSFWDTTAGDEAFRPYGANTVLGSYHTGGTHVLLTDGAVRFVSENIDFGTLANLCARGDGLVIGEF; encoded by the coding sequence ATGTTTAGCAGGCACACTTTACGCAAACGTGGCTTCACTCTAATCGAACTGTTAGTAGTGATTGCCATCATCGCAATTTTAATTGCATTGTTATTACCCGCGGTTCAACAGGCACGCGAAGCCGCGCGCCGCAGCACGTGCAAAAACCACATGAAGCAAATTGGGCTAGCGATGCATAATTATCACGATACGTTTTCGCGCTTCCCGATTGGCGAGCAATCTCCTTATTATCGGGCTAACTGGCGGGCTCCGATTCTACCATATCTGGATCAGGCTCCTGCTTATAATCAAATGAATTTTGACGTCAGTACAACGACGGGGGGCTTCGCTTCTCAGAATAGTGGTGGCTCGTACGGTTATGGAACGGGAGCCGGTTCGAATGAAGTTTTAAAAACCTTACGTGTTCCCGTTTATAACTGTCCCTCCAGTCCCCACTCCATCACTTCGAATGACAACGGGATGAATAACTACGACCAGGGGCAGACAATGGATTATGTTGGTATCGCCGGTGCCACGCCCGCCCCGGGAGCCCAGACGGGTGTTTGTTCTGCAACAGGTGCCGGTTATGGGAATGGTACTTACTGCAATAACGGTCTACTGGCACCCAATGACTGTTTTCGTATGCGTGATGTCAAAGACGGCACGTCGAATACGATCATCGTGGGGGAACAGTCTGGACAGGTCAATGGCAAGGACAGTCGTTCGAACTACTACGGTGGTTGGAGTGGGATTGGAACTGGGTCTAAAGTTCCATCATTGGGATCAGGTTCAAACTGGGGCTCCGGTACGACGACTGTGATGTATTCGATCAACAGCTTCTGGGATACCACTGCAGGTGATGAAGCATTCCGTCCCTACGGTGCCAATACCGTACTGGGTTCGTATCATACCGGTGGAACTCATGTTCTGCTGACGGATGGTGCCGTACGATTTGTCTCAGAGAACATTGACTTTGGCACTCTGGCAAACCTTTGTGCCAGGGGGGATGGTCTAGTCATCGGTGAATTTTAA
- a CDS encoding DUF1501 domain-containing protein produces MSRPANSIQVTQSRRSFLQAGFLTLGGLGLSDLLRLREAAASPAKTTPDTSVILIWLQGGPSHMETYDMKPNAPVEYRGEFNPIHTNVPGIDICEHLPLHAKVADRFTIIRSISHGFANHAGGAGRFLSGRDPLRPLEPISQFPTIGPIVSKMRDHVNNGLPNYIGNQPRVYGGGSSYLGEAALPFVVGSDPNLPNFQVPNITIDNKLKDRLDDRVTLLTSFDQMRRDLDQNGSLKSIDKFNTRALEMLTSDRARNAFDISQESDATRDKYGRHKWGQRALLARRLVEAGSSFVTMQMQNPGVKGCAGNWDIHAVNGHLYDDLRGRLPIFDRAVSALIEDIYERGLDKKVMVIVSGEFGRTPRINPQKGTRSKVMQPGRDHWPGSMSVLVSGGGMKMGQVIGSTTSNGAYAKDNKLDPNDLLSTVYRFLGIDQNHAFLDHSGRPMPILPKGKPIAELS; encoded by the coding sequence ATGAGTCGTCCCGCAAACTCGATCCAGGTAACTCAATCACGGCGTTCTTTCCTCCAGGCAGGATTTCTCACGCTGGGTGGTTTGGGATTAAGCGATTTACTCCGCCTGCGAGAAGCTGCTGCTTCTCCTGCGAAGACCACACCGGATACCTCGGTGATTCTCATCTGGTTACAGGGTGGCCCGAGCCATATGGAAACCTACGATATGAAGCCGAACGCACCGGTGGAATATCGAGGAGAATTCAATCCGATTCATACCAACGTTCCGGGCATCGATATCTGCGAACACTTACCCTTGCATGCGAAGGTGGCAGACCGCTTCACCATCATCCGTTCCATCTCACACGGCTTTGCCAATCATGCCGGCGGTGCGGGTCGGTTTCTGTCGGGCCGTGATCCATTGAGACCATTGGAACCGATTTCCCAATTTCCGACGATCGGTCCCATCGTTTCCAAGATGCGCGATCATGTGAATAACGGACTTCCGAATTATATCGGAAATCAACCGCGCGTGTATGGCGGCGGAAGTTCTTATCTGGGTGAGGCAGCCTTGCCGTTTGTCGTTGGCTCTGATCCGAACCTTCCCAATTTTCAAGTACCGAACATTACTATCGACAATAAACTGAAAGACCGACTCGATGATCGGGTAACATTGCTGACATCATTCGATCAGATGCGCCGTGACCTCGACCAGAACGGTTCGCTAAAGTCGATCGATAAATTCAACACGCGTGCTCTGGAAATGTTGACCAGTGATCGCGCTCGCAACGCATTCGATATCTCACAGGAAAGTGATGCCACTCGCGATAAATATGGCCGTCACAAATGGGGCCAGCGTGCTCTGCTGGCCCGTCGACTGGTCGAAGCGGGCAGCAGTTTCGTCACCATGCAGATGCAGAACCCGGGTGTCAAAGGCTGTGCCGGCAACTGGGACATTCACGCGGTGAATGGTCACTTGTATGATGACTTGCGAGGACGACTGCCAATCTTTGATCGCGCTGTTTCGGCTTTAATTGAAGATATCTATGAACGGGGCTTGGATAAAAAAGTGATGGTCATTGTCTCGGGCGAATTTGGTCGCACGCCGCGCATCAACCCGCAAAAAGGAACCCGTTCCAAAGTCATGCAGCCCGGCCGCGACCACTGGCCCGGTTCGATGTCAGTCCTGGTATCGGGTGGCGGCATGAAAATGGGCCAGGTCATCGGCTCTACTACCTCAAACGGCGCATACGCCAAAGATAACAAACTGGATCCGAACGATCTACTCTCCACCGTCTATCGTTTCCTGGGCATTGATCAGAACCACGCCTTCCTCGATCACAGCGGCCGTCCCATGCCTATTCTCCCCAAGGGCAAACCCATCGCTGAGTTGAGCTGA
- a CDS encoding transposase, translated as MYMTLVWWPKRKRVSTKTASRTERPVVLTDKQWSLVAKLFPWTPPSKKGGRPKAHPRDCLEGILWILVTGARWKDLPREYPSKATCHRRFQQWTIEGRLLSAWQIILERMDDAGQIDFSETFADGTFASAKKGVEELARLVVAKAQRS; from the coding sequence ATGTATATGACGCTGGTCTGGTGGCCCAAACGAAAACGGGTTTCCACAAAAACAGCGTCCAGGACGGAACGCCCGGTCGTTTTGACCGATAAACAATGGTCTTTAGTCGCAAAACTGTTTCCCTGGACTCCCCCTTCCAAAAAGGGAGGACGTCCAAAAGCCCATCCACGAGATTGCCTGGAAGGCATTCTCTGGATTTTGGTGACAGGAGCACGATGGAAAGATTTACCAAGAGAGTATCCCTCAAAAGCGACGTGCCATCGACGTTTCCAGCAATGGACGATCGAAGGGCGGCTCTTATCTGCCTGGCAAATCATCTTGGAACGAATGGATGATGCTGGCCAGATTGATTTCTCGGAAACCTTTGCTGATGGCACTTTTGCCTCGGCAAAAAAAGGGGTAGAAGAGTTGGCCCGACTCGTCGTGGCAAAGGCACAAAGGTCATGA
- a CDS encoding glutamate decarboxylase produces the protein MLHGQKNLKDDDFSSVLTPAYGGRYTREPIPKYLMPKEGLPPNVAYNLIRDELILDGNSRLNLATFVTTWMEDEAKQLMSETFDKNMIDKDEYPQTAEIELRCTNMLADLWNSPDEENSVGCSTIGSSEAAMLGGMALKWKWRERREAQGKPADKPNMVMGINVQVCWEKFCRYWEIEPRFVPMEGDRYCLTADEAVKLVDENTIGVVVIMGSTFDGRYENVKEVNDALVDLNAKTGWEVPIHVDAASGGFVAPFLQPEIKWDFRLPLVKSINTSGHKYGLVYPGVGWVIWRDKAELPEDLVFHCNYLGGDLPNFALNFSRPGNQVVAQYFNFLRLGHEGYREIHQASQDVAMYLSSGIAKLGPFDLISDGSDIPVFAFTTNDKANFSVFDVSDKVRERGWLVPAYTFPKNRDDLAVLRCVCKEGFTRDMADMLLSDLQTAIDYFAARPDHKPQTGGSGFHH, from the coding sequence ATGTTACACGGCCAGAAAAATCTAAAAGACGACGATTTCAGTTCCGTGCTCACCCCTGCGTACGGCGGTCGCTATACCCGGGAACCGATTCCTAAATACTTGATGCCTAAAGAAGGGTTGCCTCCGAATGTCGCCTATAACCTGATTCGGGATGAACTGATTCTGGACGGAAACTCGCGACTGAACCTGGCAACCTTCGTCACCACCTGGATGGAAGACGAAGCGAAGCAGTTGATGTCAGAAACGTTCGACAAGAACATGATCGATAAGGATGAGTACCCGCAGACTGCTGAAATTGAATTGCGGTGCACGAACATGCTGGCAGATCTCTGGAATTCGCCCGACGAAGAAAACTCGGTCGGCTGCTCGACCATCGGTTCCAGTGAAGCTGCAATGCTAGGTGGTATGGCACTGAAATGGAAATGGCGAGAGCGCCGGGAAGCACAAGGAAAACCGGCAGACAAACCGAACATGGTGATGGGTATCAACGTGCAGGTCTGCTGGGAAAAATTCTGCCGTTACTGGGAGATCGAACCCCGCTTCGTGCCGATGGAAGGGGATCGGTACTGCCTGACCGCGGACGAAGCCGTGAAGCTGGTTGACGAAAATACGATTGGTGTCGTAGTCATCATGGGCAGCACGTTTGACGGCCGCTATGAAAATGTGAAAGAGGTCAACGATGCACTTGTGGATCTCAACGCGAAAACCGGCTGGGAAGTTCCCATCCATGTTGACGCCGCCAGTGGTGGATTCGTAGCCCCATTTTTACAACCAGAAATTAAATGGGACTTCCGACTGCCTCTGGTCAAATCGATTAATACCTCGGGGCATAAATATGGTCTGGTTTATCCCGGCGTGGGCTGGGTCATCTGGCGTGATAAAGCAGAGCTGCCTGAGGACCTGGTCTTTCACTGTAACTATCTCGGCGGCGATCTGCCTAACTTTGCGTTGAATTTCTCACGCCCCGGCAATCAGGTGGTCGCGCAGTACTTCAACTTTCTACGGCTCGGCCACGAGGGTTATCGCGAGATTCATCAGGCCTCGCAGGATGTCGCAATGTATCTTTCATCGGGGATTGCCAAACTGGGGCCATTCGATCTGATATCTGACGGCAGCGATATCCCCGTGTTTGCCTTCACTACAAACGACAAAGCCAACTTCAGCGTGTTTGATGTTTCTGATAAGGTCCGCGAACGCGGCTGGCTGGTTCCCGCTTACACATTCCCCAAAAACCGAGACGACCTCGCTGTGCTCCGCTGTGTCTGTAAGGAAGGGTTCACGCGGGACATGGCAGACATGCTGCTGAGTGACCTGCAGACCGCCATTGATTACTTTGCGGCCCGCCCCGATCACAAACCGCAAACGGGCGGATCGGGGTTTCATCACTAG
- a CDS encoding transposase, whose translation MIFVDRHGTPVAIDTESARRSEVKLIEPLLEKITLQNRQPERLVYDKAADSDSLRKRLMEKNIDLICPHRKSRVKPPTQDGRKLPRFKRRWIVERSIAWLHNYRRIVTRWEYHDYLYESFVILGCLFTLLKRF comes from the coding sequence ATGATTTTTGTCGATCGTCACGGGACACCTGTGGCGATCGACACAGAATCGGCCCGTCGTAGCGAAGTCAAGCTGATCGAACCGCTGCTTGAAAAAATCACATTGCAAAATCGACAACCCGAGCGACTTGTTTATGACAAAGCCGCCGATTCGGACTCGTTGCGCAAACGGCTGATGGAAAAGAATATCGATCTGATCTGCCCGCATCGAAAATCGAGAGTCAAACCGCCGACGCAAGATGGTCGAAAGCTTCCACGCTTCAAACGACGTTGGATTGTGGAACGCAGTATTGCCTGGCTCCACAACTATCGTCGCATTGTCACGCGCTGGGAATATCACGATTACCTCTACGAAAGCTTTGTAATTCTTGGGTGTTTATTTACACTATTAAAAAGGTTTTGA
- a CDS encoding peptidase associated/transthyretin-like domain-containing protein encodes MMKSVPVQSFAMLSLLFCWACLITGCGGEPEAKKRADVTITVTHEGTPVTEAEVRMMQVGKGEGAVGMLNESGQAELTEVVLGSYTVTINPPEGTPDNPAPQKEYPNIPKQYRNLKDSPLKADVKAGDNEFTFELK; translated from the coding sequence ATGATGAAAAGCGTTCCTGTTCAATCGTTTGCAATGCTCTCGTTACTTTTTTGCTGGGCTTGTTTAATTACCGGCTGTGGTGGAGAGCCTGAAGCCAAAAAACGTGCTGATGTGACAATTACTGTGACACACGAGGGAACCCCCGTTACCGAAGCGGAAGTCCGTATGATGCAGGTCGGAAAAGGCGAAGGCGCCGTCGGGATGCTGAATGAATCGGGACAGGCTGAGCTCACTGAAGTGGTGCTCGGCAGTTACACGGTCACGATCAACCCACCGGAAGGCACCCCCGACAACCCGGCTCCCCAAAAAGAGTACCCGAATATTCCAAAGCAGTATCGCAACCTGAAAGACAGCCCGCTCAAAGCGGACGTCAAAGCAGGCGACAACGAATTTACCTTTGAGCTGAAATGA
- a CDS encoding alkaline phosphatase D family protein has translation MRVYCLFCLMFVSVLSLSGCEKPDTETPATVAEQGDEAAIPPEADVDLPMAGMGIMVGEVTPNTALVQVRLTETDKLVDRDVKGMPGVVQFTLTPISSDKAEAVKDSPQVIQAAADHDFISRAAFTGLKPGTKYECKTEIGKTAEQLHAGPTAHFETLPGPTLAEPVDFVVVTGMNYAKFHGDNRIDKKQHLEENNTKLPQPYAGPDKHLGYPALETILKLKPNFFIGTGDNVYYDTPDKPRAKTIPEMRQKWHEQFVQPRYRDLFAAVPTYWEIDDHDYRIDDGDNTGDHHPTPEEGRRMMLEQLPVAPMNDEDAKTYRTHRVSKDLQIWLPENRMYRSPNAMEDGPEKSIWGKEQKAWLKKTLKESDATFKILVSPTPMIGPDDLRKTDNHCDIGGFRHERDEFFKWLKENGLDQQNFFMVCGDRHWQYHAIDPSGFEEFSCGALVDANSRLGRKPGDPKSTDPKGLIKQPYYQDPRSGGFLQVKVAPADKQQPATLSFLFYDEKGKLLYQHDIPPQKK, from the coding sequence TGTCTGTTTTGTCTGATGTTTGTTTCAGTCCTTTCCCTGTCAGGCTGTGAAAAACCAGATACGGAAACACCTGCGACGGTGGCTGAACAGGGGGATGAAGCAGCAATTCCCCCAGAAGCGGATGTCGATCTCCCCATGGCCGGCATGGGAATTATGGTCGGGGAAGTCACTCCCAACACCGCACTGGTGCAGGTGCGACTGACAGAGACCGACAAACTGGTAGACCGCGATGTCAAAGGCATGCCAGGCGTTGTGCAATTCACACTGACGCCCATCTCATCAGACAAAGCCGAGGCTGTCAAGGATAGTCCACAAGTGATCCAGGCCGCCGCCGATCACGATTTTATCTCACGGGCCGCGTTTACCGGCTTAAAACCAGGAACGAAATACGAATGCAAAACCGAGATTGGCAAAACGGCAGAACAACTGCACGCTGGTCCTACGGCTCATTTTGAAACCTTACCCGGTCCCACTCTGGCCGAGCCAGTTGATTTTGTTGTCGTGACCGGTATGAACTATGCCAAGTTTCATGGCGATAATCGCATCGATAAGAAACAGCATTTAGAAGAGAATAATACAAAACTGCCGCAACCTTATGCCGGCCCGGATAAACATTTGGGCTACCCCGCGCTGGAGACGATTTTGAAATTGAAGCCGAATTTCTTCATCGGCACCGGCGACAATGTTTATTACGATACGCCCGATAAACCCCGCGCGAAGACGATTCCGGAAATGCGTCAGAAATGGCACGAGCAGTTTGTGCAGCCGCGATATCGTGATCTGTTTGCAGCCGTGCCGACCTATTGGGAAATTGACGATCACGATTACCGCATCGATGACGGCGATAACACGGGCGATCATCATCCCACCCCGGAAGAGGGCCGCCGGATGATGCTGGAACAACTTCCGGTCGCACCGATGAATGATGAGGACGCCAAAACCTATCGGACACATCGTGTGAGTAAAGACCTGCAAATCTGGCTCCCGGAAAACCGGATGTACCGCAGTCCGAACGCGATGGAAGATGGCCCGGAAAAATCAATCTGGGGCAAAGAGCAGAAAGCCTGGTTAAAGAAAACGTTGAAAGAGAGTGATGCGACATTCAAGATTCTCGTCTCGCCGACACCGATGATTGGCCCTGACGATTTACGCAAAACCGACAATCACTGCGACATCGGCGGCTTCCGCCATGAGCGCGATGAGTTCTTCAAATGGCTCAAGGAGAACGGCCTGGATCAGCAGAACTTCTTTATGGTCTGCGGTGATCGGCACTGGCAGTATCACGCCATTGATCCGAGTGGCTTCGAAGAATTTTCCTGCGGCGCGCTCGTCGATGCGAATTCCCGCTTAGGACGCAAGCCCGGCGATCCGAAATCGACTGACCCCAAAGGGCTGATCAAACAGCCCTATTATCAGGATCCGCGATCAGGCGGATTTCTGCAGGTGAAAGTGGCACCGGCCGATAAACAGCAGCCGGCGACACTTTCGTTTCTGTTCTATGATGAGAAGGGCAAGCTGCTCTATCAGCATGACATTCCCCCGCAGAAAAAATAA
- a CDS encoding 3-keto-disaccharide hydrolase, with protein sequence MLTMLGSMARADVGVSAKPPTDAEILLDGSRKKLDEKWTYWKGPRFSSSLPIKWKVVEDPVNDGTVIMTDDPVAAGGKFGAADIVTKKKYRDFRLHVEFLVMKPGGNSGVYLQNRYEIQVLDGDKTKHGMGAVINKTESPYHAYNGTGKWNAYDITFRAARFKDGKLIEKPMVTVYFNGKKVHKNVIIDKVWGGPNSGLDGGNDNGFGITDTPGGIKLQCEGHDVRYRNVWIKPLDLKTADTDFKE encoded by the coding sequence ATGCTCACCATGCTCGGCTCAATGGCGCGGGCCGATGTCGGCGTTTCTGCCAAGCCACCCACGGATGCAGAAATTCTGCTGGACGGCAGCCGGAAGAAACTCGACGAAAAGTGGACCTATTGGAAAGGCCCTCGTTTCAGTTCGTCGCTGCCGATCAAGTGGAAAGTGGTCGAAGACCCGGTTAATGATGGAACCGTGATCATGACTGATGACCCAGTGGCCGCAGGCGGGAAATTCGGGGCAGCCGACATTGTCACTAAAAAGAAATACCGCGACTTCCGGCTGCACGTCGAATTTCTGGTGATGAAACCTGGCGGAAACAGCGGTGTCTACCTACAGAACCGCTATGAAATTCAAGTTCTCGACGGAGACAAAACCAAGCACGGCATGGGGGCCGTCATTAACAAAACCGAATCACCTTACCACGCTTACAACGGCACCGGAAAATGGAATGCCTACGACATCACTTTCCGTGCCGCTCGTTTCAAAGACGGAAAGCTCATTGAAAAGCCGATGGTCACAGTCTACTTCAACGGCAAAAAAGTTCACAAGAACGTGATCATCGACAAAGTCTGGGGCGGCCCGAATTCCGGCCTGGATGGCGGCAACGACAACGGGTTCGGTATCACCGACACCCCCGGCGGCATCAAGCTCCAGTGCGAAGGTCACGACGTCCGTTACCGCAACGTCTGGATCAAACCACTTGATCTTAAAACTGCCGATACTGACTTCAAAGAATAG